Proteins co-encoded in one Garra rufa chromosome 7, GarRuf1.0, whole genome shotgun sequence genomic window:
- the LOC141337924 gene encoding GTPase IMAP family member 8-like translates to MASAAAGRHSPDFGRPNMTITGKPKLNIVLCGNNPTLKNLVSKMLQGSTNKPQEEMSKVCQKREGTIHGRQISVIELPALTQLSEEEVMRETLHCVFLCDPGVHHFILVTPVTPFTNEDRAEMEKIKGIFYSNEHFMVLFITELTVDQSVSEFVVSTESQRIVSLYGSWYSVMGLKDQRNPEKILKILDVIEDMKTEPYSLQMYWRAAEKRVRHELEDKLSMKDNEIKDLQMKIKTLDPEHVKLNLFVCGSNRELKSFTSNLILKQSQRRSELSSECVRRDVELDGRLISLVELPALFNTQLSEEEVMRQTHRCVSLCHPGVHVFILIIPDAPNNEDKAEIEEIQRIFSSRINKHIMILIKQNSEHQTAELNEETQSVIERFGGRHQFIDLNTQVSVLMEKLEQMVEENRGDCFSTETLMETQMEKQIELEEMKRKIHSLETWFQSQDSREGEDELRIVLLGKTGVGKSSSGNTILGREVFIADFSQASVTEECQRETAEINGRHITVIDTPGLFDTDLTNEEIQREMSNCISMILPGPHVFIIVINLGQRFTQEESTSVKIIKETFGKNSLMFSIVLFTRGDFLKNKTIEQYLGKPGSALNQLIESCGNRFHVFNNEETGDRTQVTDLLLKIDNMVKANGGSYYSCKMFREMERQIQEKEKKILMEKVEQVNREREELMNKHKEEKERMKMKIEEERQNHEKERKRREQEFREREEQYKRDIKEREEQERKIREQLKREREEWEKQKQQERQRREEEEEKWRKKEQEMWDGYNKILKQDRERSQREREDLQFKYEEERKRMKMLMEEERQIHDKERKSREKEFIEREERYKTKIQSEREEWEKQKQDARKRRDKEEERRRKTEKETWDEYYEKLPRERERRLREKEDLEIKHKEERQRMKMMMEEERQTCDKERKIIEEEYREREEQYKRDIKDIEHQERTIQEELKREREEWEKQKQKKQRERRERRGRQM, encoded by the exons ATGGCGTCAG CAGCAGCAGGTAGACATAGCCCTGACTTTGGTCGTCCTAACA TGACAATTACTGGGAAACCAAAGCTGAACATTGTGCTGTGTGGAAATAATCCAACACTCAAGAACTTAGTGTCTAAAATGTTACAAGGGTCAACAAATAAACCTCAGGAAGAGATGAGTAAAGTGTGTCAGAAGAGAGAGGGGACGATTCATGGACGGCAGATCAGTGTAATAGAGCTTCCAGCTCTAACTCAGCTCTCAGAGGAGGAAGTGATGCGGGAGACTCTCCACTGTGTGTTTCTCTGTGATCCTGGAGTTCATCATTTCATCCTTGTTACTCCTGTCACTCCATTTACTAATGAAGACAGAGCGGAAATGGAGAAGATTAAAGGAATATTTTACTCTAATGAGCACTTCATGGTGCTTTTCATTACTGAACTCACTGTTGACCAAAGTGTGTCAGAGTTTGTAGTGTCCACAGAATCTCAGAGGATTGTGAGTCTCTATGGGAGCTGGTACAGTGTGATGGGGTTAAAGGACCAGAGAAACCCAGAAAAGATCCTAAAGATTTTAGATGTTATAGAGGACATGAAGACTGAACCCTATTCTCTTCAAATGTATTGGAGAGCTGCAGAGAAGAGAGTCAGACATGAACTAGAGGACAAACTGAGCATGAAAGATAATGAAATCAAAGACTTACAGATGAAGATCAAGACACTGG ATCCAGAGCATGTAAAGCTGAATCTGTTTGTGTGTGGAAGTAACAGAGAATTAAAATCCTTCACCTCAAACCTGATCCTGAAGCAGAGCCAGAGAAGATCAGAGCTGAGCTCAGAGTGTGTGAGGAGAGACGTGGAGCTTGATGGACGTCTGATCAGTCTGGTGGAGCTTCCTGCTCTGTTCAACACTCAGCTCTCAGAGGAGGAAGTGATGCGTCAGACTCACCGCTGTGTGTCTCTCTGTCATCCTGGAGTTCATGTTTTCATCCTCATCATTCCTGATGCTCCTAATAATGAAGACAAAGCAGAAATAGAGGAGATCCAGAGGATATTCAGCTCAAGAATCAACAAACACATCATGATCCTCATAAAGCAGAATTCAGAGCATCAGACAGCAGAACTAAATGAAGAAACACAGTCTGTCATTGAGAGATTTGGAGGAAGACATCAGTTCATTGACCTGAACACACAAGTGTCTGTGTTGATGGAGAAACTGGAGCAGATGGTTGAGGAAAATAGAGGTGATTGTTTCTCCACAGAGACATTGATGGAGACACAGATGGAAAAACAAATAGAATTAGAAGAAATGAAGAGGAAAATCCATTCATTAGAGACATGGTTTCAGTCACAAG aTTCAAGAGAAGGTGAAGATGAACTGAGGATTGTGCTGCTGGGAAAAACTGGAGTTGGAAAGAGTTCAAGTGGAAACACCATCTTAGGAAGAGAAGTGTTTATAGCAGACTTTTCTCAAGCATCTGTTACTGAGGAGTGTCAGAGAGAGACAGCTGAAATCAATGGCAGACACATTACTGTGATCGACACTCCAGGACTGTTTGATACTGATCTGACTAATGAGGAGATCCAGAGAGAAATGAGTAACTGCATCTCCATGATCCTGCCTGGACCACATGTGTTTATCATCGTGATCAATTTAGGGCAACGATTCACTCAAGAAGAATCAACATCAGTGAAGATCATCAAAGAGACGTTTGGCAAAAACTCATTAATGTTCTCCATAGTGCTCTTCACCAGAGGAGACTTTCTGAAGAATAAAACCATTGAACAGTATCTGGGAAAACCTGGATCTGCTCTGAATCAGCTGATTGAATCATGTGGAAACAGATTCCATGTGTTCAATAATGAAGAGACTGGAGACCGAACACAGGTGACTGATCTACTGCTGAAGATAGACAACATGGTGAAAGCAAACGGAGGGAGTTACTACTCATGTAAGATGTTCAGAGAGATGGAGAGACAAATAcaagagaaagaaaagaagatACTGATGGAGAAAGTGGAGCAAGTGAACAGAGAAAGAGAAGAACTGATGAACAAACATAAGGAGGAGAAAGAGAGGATGAAGATGAAGATAGAGGAAGAAAGACAAAATcatgagaaagagagaaagagaagagaaCAAGAATTCAGAGAGAGAGAAGAACAATATAAAAGAGACATTAAAGAAAGAGAGGAACAAGAGAGAAAGATACGAGAGCAGCTGAAGAGAGAACGAGAGGAATGGGAGAAACAGAAACAACAGGAAAGACAAAgaagagaagaagaagaggagaaaTGGAGAAAGAAAGAACAGGAAATGTGGGATGGATATAATAAGATACTTAAACAAGACAGAGAAAGaagtcagagagagagagaagatctTCAGTTCAAATATgaagaagaaagaaagaggaTGAAGATGTTAATGGAGGAAGAAAGACAGATTCATGATAAAGAGAGAAAGAGCAGAGAAAAAGAATTTATTGAGAGAGAAGAACGATATAAAACAAAGATACAAAGTGAACGAGAGGAATGGGAGAAACAGAAACAAGACGCAAGAAAAAGAAGAGATAAAGAAGAGGAGAGAAGGAGAAAGACAGAAAAGGAAACATGGGATGAATATTATGAGAAACTTCCACGCGAGAGAGAAAGAAGACTGAGAGAGAAAGAAGATCTTGAGATCAAACATAAAGAAGAGAGACAGAGAATGAAGATGATGATGGAGGAAGAAAGACAGACGTGTGACAAAGAGAGAAAAATAATAGAAGAGGAATATAGAGAAAGAGAAGAACAATATAAACGAGACATTAAAGACATTGAGCATCAAGAGAGAACGATACAAGAAGAGCTAAAGAGAGAACGGGAGGAATGggagaaacagaaacagaaaaaacaAAGAGAACGACGAGAGAGAAGAGGAAGACAGATGTAG